The Aureitalea marina genome includes a window with the following:
- a CDS encoding NifU family protein, which translates to MKDQGIQIQPTSNPSIVKFVTDRFLTQAESFEFGNIDEAKPSPLTQQLFYLPFVKTVYISQNFVAIEKFDIVQWEDVQEEVADAISDYLESGQAVVNTDQAPKKIPVTVYAESTPNPGVMKFVANKPLVDGTFEFKNIEEAVHAPLAKELFGFPFVKEVFISSNYVSVARYNVVEWEEVIMELREFIRSYLEKGKEILSDAALAQKPETGVNGSTPSSQREYSDIDQEIMAILDEYVKPAVAGDGGHIAFDSFDPNTQTVRVILQGACSGCPSSTVTLKNGIETMLREMMQGRVNHVEAING; encoded by the coding sequence ATGAAAGATCAGGGGATACAGATCCAACCGACCTCCAACCCATCCATTGTAAAATTTGTTACGGATCGCTTTCTAACTCAGGCAGAAAGCTTCGAGTTCGGCAATATTGACGAGGCAAAACCCAGCCCGTTGACACAACAGTTATTTTATCTGCCTTTCGTTAAGACGGTCTACATTTCTCAGAATTTTGTCGCCATCGAAAAGTTCGATATCGTCCAATGGGAGGACGTGCAGGAAGAAGTAGCCGATGCCATTTCTGACTACCTGGAATCCGGACAAGCTGTTGTTAACACCGACCAGGCTCCTAAGAAAATTCCGGTGACTGTCTATGCGGAGAGCACCCCAAATCCAGGTGTAATGAAATTCGTGGCCAACAAACCATTGGTCGACGGAACCTTCGAATTCAAGAATATCGAGGAGGCAGTTCATGCTCCTTTGGCGAAAGAATTGTTTGGATTTCCCTTTGTGAAAGAGGTCTTTATCAGTTCGAACTATGTATCGGTGGCCCGCTACAATGTGGTGGAATGGGAAGAAGTGATCATGGAGTTACGGGAATTCATTCGCTCCTACCTGGAAAAGGGCAAAGAGATACTGTCCGATGCAGCACTCGCTCAAAAGCCCGAAACCGGTGTAAACGGTTCCACGCCGTCCTCTCAACGAGAATACAGCGATATCGACCAGGAGATCATGGCCATATTGGACGAATACGTAAAGCCAGCAGTAGCTGGTGATGGTGGCCACATCGCCTTCGATTCTTTTGATCCCAACACCCAAACGGTACGGGTGATCTTGCAAGGGGCCTGCAGTGGTTGTCCTTCTTCTACAGTGACCTTAAAGAATGGTATCGAGACCATGCTGCGCGAGATGATGCAAGGTCGTGTAAACCATGTGGAGGCCATTAACGGTTAA
- a CDS encoding thioredoxin domain-containing protein produces MRYLTCLILLALVACNTSNSDPVKTYAYTNDLINETSPYLLQHAHNPVNWKAWNPETLQQAREEGKLMIISIGYAACHWCHVMERETFEDSTAATVMNDNFIPVKVDREERPDVDQIYINAVQLMTGNAGWPLNVITLPDGRPIWGGTYFKKDDWIQAITQIQELYDEEPQRLEEYASRLEEGIKTVDLVSLNTAQVDFKQYDSAGIFEQWSGQFDTLYGGFKRAPKFMMPNNWAALMRQGVQQKDDEILAHVKFTLDKMAYGGIYDQVGGGFARYSVDERWHVPHFEKMLYDNAQLVSLYSAAYQLTGDPLYQQVVEESLIYIEREMTHPDGNFYSSLDADSETESGELEEGAYYIYSKEELQQQIGNDFELFANYYNINDYGLWEEEGKYVLIRTKSHVDVAQEAGISADELMAKVNSWKSTLLNFRDQRIRPRLDDKSLTSWNALMLKGYVDAYKTFGKEEHLQTAIKNGQFIQEKQLQQDGRLWHSYKDGQSTINGYLEDYAATIEAFIALYEVTLDMNWLNQARSMANYSFDHFFDAESGMFFFTSDQDDALMNRTIEYRDNVIPASNSTMAKNLFVLGHHFDETRYGETAMQMLKNVQADMETYPNGFSNWLDLLMNYQENYYEIVTVGDDAQSILKDLNTRYIPNKLIAGSTSASQAYLLEGRFVPGKTFIYVCVNNACKLPVMEVDKALELLE; encoded by the coding sequence ATGCGTTACCTGACCTGCTTGATTCTATTGGCCTTGGTTGCCTGCAATACGTCAAATTCCGATCCTGTGAAAACCTATGCTTACACCAACGACCTGATCAACGAGACCAGCCCCTACTTGCTTCAGCATGCTCACAATCCGGTAAACTGGAAGGCCTGGAACCCGGAAACCCTGCAACAAGCGAGGGAAGAAGGGAAATTGATGATCATTAGCATTGGCTATGCAGCCTGTCACTGGTGTCACGTGATGGAGCGGGAGACTTTCGAAGATTCGACCGCCGCTACGGTAATGAACGACAATTTTATCCCGGTGAAGGTAGACCGGGAAGAGAGACCGGATGTAGACCAGATCTACATCAATGCTGTCCAATTGATGACCGGAAATGCCGGATGGCCGCTTAACGTGATCACTCTACCGGACGGAAGACCCATCTGGGGAGGCACCTATTTTAAAAAGGACGATTGGATCCAAGCCATTACACAGATACAGGAGCTATACGATGAAGAGCCACAGCGGCTGGAAGAATATGCCAGCCGATTGGAGGAAGGGATCAAAACGGTAGACCTGGTCAGTCTGAACACGGCACAGGTAGACTTTAAACAATACGATTCTGCGGGAATTTTCGAGCAATGGAGCGGGCAGTTTGACACCTTATATGGAGGCTTCAAACGAGCTCCAAAATTTATGATGCCTAACAATTGGGCTGCGCTAATGCGGCAAGGCGTTCAGCAAAAGGATGATGAAATACTGGCCCATGTGAAATTCACCTTGGATAAGATGGCCTATGGCGGAATCTACGACCAGGTTGGTGGTGGTTTTGCTCGCTATAGTGTGGACGAAAGATGGCATGTTCCCCATTTTGAGAAAATGCTCTACGACAATGCCCAGTTAGTGAGTTTGTACAGTGCTGCTTATCAGTTGACGGGAGATCCACTTTACCAGCAGGTCGTTGAAGAATCCCTGATCTATATCGAGCGGGAAATGACTCATCCGGACGGAAATTTCTATTCCTCCCTGGATGCTGACTCTGAAACCGAATCAGGAGAATTAGAAGAAGGCGCCTACTACATCTACAGCAAGGAGGAACTTCAGCAACAGATCGGAAATGATTTCGAACTGTTCGCCAATTACTACAATATCAATGATTACGGTCTTTGGGAAGAGGAAGGGAAATATGTCTTGATCCGTACCAAAAGCCATGTGGATGTGGCCCAAGAGGCGGGAATAAGCGCGGATGAACTAATGGCCAAGGTCAATTCCTGGAAATCTACTTTGTTAAACTTCAGGGATCAGCGGATCCGGCCACGTTTGGACGATAAGTCCCTGACCTCTTGGAATGCGCTTATGCTTAAAGGGTATGTTGACGCTTACAAGACCTTCGGCAAGGAAGAACACCTTCAAACGGCCATTAAGAATGGGCAATTCATCCAGGAAAAGCAACTTCAGCAAGATGGCCGGCTATGGCACAGTTATAAAGACGGACAAAGTACCATCAATGGCTACCTGGAAGACTATGCCGCCACCATCGAGGCCTTTATTGCCTTGTACGAGGTAACATTGGATATGAACTGGCTGAACCAGGCCAGGTCCATGGCCAATTATAGCTTTGATCATTTCTTTGATGCGGAAAGTGGAATGTTCTTTTTTACCTCAGACCAAGATGATGCCTTGATGAATCGTACCATCGAATACAGGGACAATGTGATCCCGGCCTCTAATTCGACCATGGCGAAGAATCTCTTTGTTCTGGGGCACCATTTTGATGAGACCAGATATGGAGAAACGGCCATGCAAATGCTAAAGAATGTACAGGCGGATATGGAAACTTATCCAAATGGGTTCTCGAACTGGTTGGACCTGCTGATGAACTACCAGGAGAACTACTACGAAATTGTTACGGTAGGAGACGATGCCCAGTCCATCTTAAAGGACCTGAACACTCGTTATATCCCCAACAAGCTGATCGCGGGAAGTACCTCAGCAAGCCAAGCCTATCTGTTGGAAGGGCGATTTGTTCCCGGTAAAACCTTTATTTACGTCTGTGTGAATAACGCCTGTAAGCTTCCGGTAATGGAAGTGGATAAAGCCCTGGAATTGTTAGAATAA
- the tsaB gene encoding tRNA (adenosine(37)-N6)-threonylcarbamoyltransferase complex dimerization subunit type 1 TsaB, with the protein MTRILCLETASTNCSVALSVDGSVAAFKEDNGRNYSHSESLHVFIEQMLDQAGVSLSELGAIAVSKGPGSYTGLRIGVSAAKGLCFSLDIPLIAIPTLDNLAMQVDAEGLIVPMLDARRMEVYTAVYDQDHQILEPTRAQVLGGDSFSDQLEKGKMTFLGGGAVKFKEICEHPNAVFNTELQPSARAMASKAQKFFDSERFEDVAYFEPYYLKDFMPG; encoded by the coding sequence ATGACCCGTATCCTTTGTCTGGAGACGGCCAGTACGAATTGTTCAGTAGCGCTTTCAGTAGATGGAAGCGTTGCTGCGTTTAAGGAGGACAATGGCCGCAACTATTCGCATTCGGAAAGCCTGCACGTCTTTATAGAGCAGATGCTGGACCAGGCAGGTGTGTCCCTATCTGAACTGGGTGCTATCGCCGTTTCCAAAGGCCCTGGTTCTTATACTGGGCTGCGTATTGGTGTTTCGGCGGCAAAGGGACTGTGCTTCTCCTTGGACATACCTCTGATCGCCATTCCTACCCTGGATAACCTGGCTATGCAAGTAGATGCCGAGGGACTAATTGTTCCTATGTTGGATGCGCGCAGAATGGAAGTTTATACTGCAGTTTACGATCAGGACCATCAAATTTTGGAGCCCACACGAGCCCAGGTATTAGGGGGTGATTCGTTTTCTGATCAACTAGAGAAAGGAAAAATGACCTTTTTAGGTGGTGGTGCTGTAAAGTTTAAGGAGATCTGTGAGCATCCAAATGCAGTTTTTAATACAGAACTCCAACCATCAGCCAGAGCTATGGCCTCTAAAGCTCAAAAGTTCTTCGATTCCGAACGTTTTGAGGATGTCGCTTATTTTGAGCCCTATTACCTCAAGGACTTTATGCCGGGCTAG
- a CDS encoding efflux RND transporter periplasmic adaptor subunit: MKNKKVIWIVAAAVVLLIVLIGGKKAGWFGKDTNLKEVVTAKIEPIDIIETVAATGKIQPEVEVMLSSEVSGEIIELPVVEGQQVEKGDLLVRINPDLIQSSLNQTQATLQNIKAQLSQAEANLKNAELNYNRNKSLFDRGVISKAEWDRSVADYEIAQANRESAYYSVQSAQANVKQASDNLARTTIFAPRSGTISKLSVELGERVVGTAQMAGTEIIRVANLNNMEVEVDVNENDIVKVSIGDSTIVEVDAYLKREFKGIVTEIANSAEDVLSADQVTNFKVKVRIVPESYADLTEGKPDYYSPFRPGMTATVDVITNKKESVIGVPISAIVIKNDTTGQRRNAASDENVLDEKFECVFVRDGDQAKLRVVTTGIQDDSNIEVVTGLSEEDEVITGPYNTVTKLLKTGDKISVEGDNKPATEEENTEE, from the coding sequence ATCGTTCTGATTGGTGGTAAGAAGGCCGGGTGGTTTGGAAAGGACACTAATCTAAAGGAAGTTGTTACTGCGAAGATCGAACCGATCGATATCATAGAAACCGTTGCGGCTACAGGAAAGATACAGCCAGAGGTTGAGGTAATGTTATCTTCCGAAGTTTCCGGTGAGATTATCGAATTACCGGTTGTCGAAGGGCAACAGGTAGAAAAAGGTGATCTGTTGGTGCGCATCAACCCCGACCTGATCCAATCCAGTCTGAACCAGACCCAGGCTACTTTGCAGAATATCAAAGCTCAGTTAAGCCAGGCAGAGGCCAATCTGAAGAATGCCGAACTTAATTACAACCGGAATAAATCCCTGTTCGACCGAGGGGTTATCTCCAAGGCCGAATGGGACCGTTCTGTAGCAGACTATGAAATTGCCCAGGCCAATCGTGAGTCGGCTTACTACAGCGTGCAAAGCGCACAGGCCAATGTAAAGCAAGCCAGTGATAACTTGGCTCGTACCACAATTTTTGCTCCGCGTAGCGGAACCATTTCTAAGCTGTCCGTAGAACTTGGAGAGCGAGTTGTGGGTACAGCCCAGATGGCGGGTACCGAAATTATCCGCGTTGCCAATCTCAACAATATGGAAGTAGAGGTTGATGTGAACGAGAATGACATTGTCAAGGTTTCCATTGGCGATTCTACCATTGTAGAAGTAGATGCTTATCTCAAGAGAGAGTTCAAAGGAATAGTGACGGAGATCGCTAACTCTGCGGAAGATGTACTATCCGCTGACCAGGTGACCAATTTCAAGGTGAAAGTTCGAATCGTTCCAGAATCTTATGCAGACCTAACGGAAGGTAAGCCGGATTACTATTCGCCTTTCCGACCAGGTATGACGGCCACAGTCGATGTAATTACCAACAAGAAAGAGAGCGTGATCGGGGTGCCAATAAGTGCTATCGTGATCAAGAATGATACTACCGGACAGCGCAGAAACGCAGCCTCTGACGAGAATGTCCTTGACGAAAAATTTGAATGTGTGTTTGTCCGTGATGGCGACCAGGCGAAGTTGCGTGTGGTAACCACAGGAATTCAGGACGACAGCAATATCGAAGTGGTTACCGGCTTGTCCGAAGAGGACGAGGTGATCACCGGGCCGTACAACACGGTAACCAAGTTACTGAAGACTGGAGATAAGATCAGTGTGGAGGGAGACAACAAGCCTGCCACAGAGGAGGAAAACACTGAAGAATAA